DNA from Tripterygium wilfordii isolate XIE 37 chromosome 15, ASM1340144v1, whole genome shotgun sequence:
taatgCGCGAAGAGAACTCTTCGAGTTGAAAGAATTCATCTCAAACCAACTCGCATCAGCCTCGGCTGACCATTATTTGGAGTTGATGGACAATATGTTTAATTATGAGGTATTTTGTTAtaatgcaagaaaataaaaagtgaATCCAATTTTTGATACTTGCATCTTTGTGACCAAGTCAAGTGCGGACAATGAAAATCTTTGTGGGGCCTATTGATAGTTTGGTATTCAGTGTCCAAATGCCACGTCAACGTCTTCCTACATACGAGTCAGTAAACGGGTGACGCGATGCAGTTTGATGATCCGcaatttttcattgaaataaaaatgtaaaatatccTCTAATGGTCTGTTGACACATGGCATGTAAATATCAGTAAATTGTGTTTCTGAATTAACATTcagttaaaaattttgaaaatttaagcaAACCGATCTAAATATTAAGTAAAAAAAGGCAATTAATATAGCGGAAACTAATTAATAACAATTTGCTACTAGTAACTTTAACTCTCAACCTTATGGTTTCACAAAAACAACCTTAGGATATATACTAAGAGCACCtacatcagtttctcttaacagattccctaaaatacagacaaaatgtcactttcccttattttacagattctctatccaatcaacactgcatcagattacctatcatattctctattgcattaaaataatattcatttctctttcctttatttattctattcatataaattacttctatttaaaataataaattgattacatttaaaacaatatattaattaaaataataaatttatgttattaaaaattagagaaaaaaattgaggaaagagaaagaacagagagaaaaagtgagaagagagagaggagagagaaagaaaggagtgaggagagagagagaggagagattgaggagtgagaaagaagagagagaaagaggagagagaaataagagagagagagagaaaaagtgaggagagagaaagagatgagagggaaagaaaggagtgaggagatagagaaaaagtgaggagagagagagaaagagtgaggagagaggagtGAAGAgcgagaggagagaggagaaagtaaagtagtaaaaaatgttattttatgtttagtgaagtgaatagtggttctctagatgtagggaactactgttcatattctgtaaaatagggaacctctaggtactctgatgcagagctctattttgacaaaatctctataatctttccctattttacaaacagattcatgtttaggtaatctgatgtggatgctctaattaTATGTATGGCCTGTGCGTTGTTCCCAAATTTACCATCTCAGGGTAGACTTTCTCTTGGATGAGTTCTCCATGGAAAAATTGGAGTTGGAGGCTCCCCAATTCGTTAAAGTCTACAATTCACATAtaatgatgaagaaaaagtaagacaaattcaaaaaatagaaaaataaaagtgtGGTATGATGTGACACACCCCTCAATCATTGGATTAAAATTGTAGATTCTGTTATTCTAAATGAAATACAAAACTCCCGGATCCAAGAGAATTAGTCATGAATCACAAGCCTAATGACTATGATTGGTAAATAGCTAGCTCCTTGTCTAGGGTTCAAATCCCTGCACCTCCTCTCATTGAAATAATAATATTGACCTTACCTTAAAAAGTAACACGTAATAAAGGAAACTAACAAATACTActataaagaaaaacaaatactaACCCAATAGATATAAATATATCCATTATCATAGATACATATGTATGTTTAATTTACACTTCTTTTCTTGCTCGAAGAGAGTTAGGATATGTAATATCTTGCTGCATGCATAGGCTagacatgtatatatagatatataggtGCAATTAAGTTCCAACAGCTTAATTAATTAAGGCCTAAAATGACGATCAAATTAAACACGAGAAACAAGTCTCCCCATGCACCTAGCAGATTGAGTGTCCTTAATTAAGCAAATAAATCTATTTTAAGAACGACCCATCAGTATCTTTTAATGACAAGCTCATAAGATGTTCGTCATGACCCCCATGAGACACTCCATCATCAAAGAGCCACTTCTCCAAAAGTGTCAATTGTGAAACTTGATCATCATGAGTAGTAGTAGTACTGGTCTCCAAGTTGGTCTTGGTTTCACTTGTTTCAGGAGAAGGAGTAGTAGTAGTCAGATTTGCATTCTCATGATctgcaggaaaggaattggaagaagAGTTGAAGCTAAACAAAGACCGACCAAAAACCTGATGATCAGTAGTGGTTGCACTAACTGCTCCTTCACTAGAATTATAAGTAGTAGATATCCCTTTTgagtttgagtttgattttggtGTGTTGTTCATCCAGTTCTCAAGCAACTTTGCTATGTTTTCAGCATTGGATGCATAAGTACAAGGCTTTATTGTCTCTTCAGGAACcgaagtagtagtagtagttgttggtgttgttgttgggttgtcAAGAGATAGAGCCTCACATAGGGCTTGTTTGGCCATGTGAATGTTTGTTTGAAGCCTCCTCTCCCACTGACCTTTCGACAAATTTGACTCATGTGGAGATAATGAGAACCCATCTTGATTACTTTGTCCTGATTGCTGGAGCTTCTTCAGCAGCTTTTTCTTCAGATGGGTGTTCCAGAAATTCTTTATATCATTATCTGTTCTTTGTGGAAGATATGATGCTATAGCTGCCCATCTACACCGCACAAAAAACATCATCAGTTCATAGATCTAATAGAAACAAATTAgagaacatatacatatatggtgcatatatatatagatgtctGACCTATTACCCAAAAGGGCTTGGAGGTGGACGatcatcttctcttcattgtcaGTGAAGTTTCCACGCTTGATGCCTGGCCTGAGATAATTAGTCCATCTGAGTCTGCAACTCTTGCTGCATCTCAGCAAACCTGATGAGAAGAGCAAAACGAAACCCACAAATTTTAAGACCAGAAAAGTAGATAGAGGGagtgtagagagagaagagaaatatTAAGTGCACAACTTTAATGTGAAACCAACCCAAACAACCACCACAACcttgaaaaagggaaaaaattaaaTACCTGTATTGGCAGGAACTGATCTCCAGTTGCCAGGTCCATGTTCTTGTATGTAAGAGACCAAGATGATATCTTCTTCTGGTGTCCATGGACCTTTCTTCACTCCTACTTTGTCACAACATGGTGGTCtgcccatctctctctctctctctctctaaaactctctctctctatctctctagaTTTGTGTGGGATTGTGGTGGTGGCGTTCAATGTTCCTCTAATTTTGTTAGTACTAGTGGAAATGGTGATTGAGAGACATGATCAGTATATCCCAGCGCAAGGTTTTGAGATGTCTATGCATGTGTAagctagctatatatatatatatatgtgtgtacatATTACACATACATATTGTTGTTGTATtttaaagtaaataataaaagtttttgttaatgtaattaaatatttgatttttttaccTTATTTAAACTCTATATATTAAATAGGAGAGAAAATAAGGTGAGTGGGGAAGAAAAAAGCCAAACGCTGGAAGGAGTAGTGTTGTTTTATTGTTAATGCTGACCAAATTAAGGTAAAAGAATCAAATGAGACAGCTAGCATTGAGCATCTACTCATCTCTGTTCAAAAGTcagctctttctctctctctaaacccTTGTGGAAGTGGCACAAATTAAATGtacagcaaaagaaaaaaaaaaacaccctaaTACTTACACTAATCATCTTTAATGGGGAGGGTTAATTATTCAAGGAAATATAAATATGAGTGCCCTGGTGATGTGGGCGTGAGATGGCGATGTGGGGCTTTTTTCTTACTAGTGTTTAATTTGCAGgtcaattttaataatatttatgatCAGAAAGTGTAAATAGTACACATGAGTTGTATCACTCATCGCTGTTCACATTTATGATCATGTATTGTAATTACAACAGAAGTGGAAAACACAAGTAAATCAAAATCATCAAGCTAGATTTAAGGTACCTATTCCTATtcctattcttcttttttttttttttggtgacggAACCTTATTTGGCAAGATTCAACAATGAAATATTTGTCGCCGTTAAAGTTTTTAGGGAAACAACAAAATTCTCAACGGCAACAATTAtccccataaaaaaaaatgacctgGCCTAATATTAGGGCATGTTCAGTTAGAATTTCTATCTATAGGTTTCAAGCTCAAACAACtcaaaccatttaaaaaaaaaaaaagaaattagatTTTGAGCTTGAACTTGTATCGATCACTCAACTTAAAttcaaatgaaattaaaattataGATGACGTATATTTGAGTTTGTAAATTTAATATCACTTTTTTCCCCTTCCAAGTTGATAATTGTAGTTCTTCAAAAATATTGACATTCTGATCATTTAATGACAGAGATTCAGATAACATAATGTACACACCGatccttcaatttctttaaattaCATACACACAGTTAGATTCGTTGAATTGATTTTGGGTGTGAATCCAAGTTATTGCTTTGCAGCATTTCAAGTGCCGACATTTACATCTCTTTCTATGGAATTGAtaattctaatattttttttatttttttatttttatacttCAACTTCGGAGCTCAATGGACTATATACAGCATGGATATCATTTTCCAGATGGACAACACaagttatatataaatatatatatatatatatgatattgaTATAAAGGTACACATTTAATCTCTCTTGCATTAGATCTTGAACTTTTATTGAAATGATGCATGGTATAGACAATTATTAATTAAGATCCACCTAGATTTTTCTAGTTACTTGAGCAAATTAAAACATTGAAAGCCACTTGAATATGATTTC
Protein-coding regions in this window:
- the LOC119979962 gene encoding myb-related protein 306-like translates to MGRPPCCDKVGVKKGPWTPEEDIILVSYIQEHGPGNWRSVPANTGLLRCSKSCRLRWTNYLRPGIKRGNFTDNEEKMIVHLQALLGNRWAAIASYLPQRTDNDIKNFWNTHLKKKLLKKLQQSGQSNQDGFSLSPHESNLSKGQWERRLQTNIHMAKQALCEALSLDNPTTTPTTTTTTSVPEETIKPCTYASNAENIAKLLENWMNNTPKSNSNSKGISTTYNSSEGAVSATTTDHQVFGRSLFSFNSSSNSFPADHENANLTTTTPSPETSETKTNLETSTTTTHDDQVSQLTLLEKWLFDDGVSHGGHDEHLMSLSLKDTDGSFLK